Proteins from a genomic interval of Nitrospinota bacterium:
- the thiS gene encoding sulfur carrier protein ThiS produces the protein MKAGKVKVRINGEERVFENDLTLLELLGSMGLPEKSVFIEYNREPLDRSLYSETRIKEGDVMEIVTMMAGG, from the coding sequence ATGAAAGCCGGCAAGGTGAAAGTAAGGATCAATGGAGAGGAGAGGGTGTTTGAAAATGATCTTACGCTCCTTGAACTCCTTGGAAGCATGGGGCTCCCCGAAAAGTCGGTCTTCATAGAGTACAACCGGGAACCGCTCGACAGGAGCCTCTACTCCGAAACGAGGATAAAGGAAGGGGATGTCATGGAGATAGTAACCATGATGGCCGGCGGGTGA
- the cobO gene encoding cob(I)yrinic acid a,c-diamide adenosyltransferase, with product MGKDIRGLTVIFTGDGKGKTSAAFGTVFRALGHGMKCKVIQFIKGTMDTGELHSAKRFEGLLEVVRVGEGFTWQEGKPREEHVAAAQKGLETAAKALEGDFGVVVLDEIIYAIRAGLVSIDDVLELVKKKPTAMHLILTGRDAPAELVSCADMVSEIRPVKHPFEKGIPAQKGLDF from the coding sequence ATGGGAAAGGATATAAGGGGTTTGACGGTGATCTTCACCGGTGATGGCAAGGGGAAAACCTCCGCCGCTTTCGGGACGGTTTTCCGCGCCCTCGGTCACGGCATGAAATGCAAGGTCATTCAGTTCATTAAAGGGACGATGGATACGGGGGAGCTTCACTCGGCAAAACGTTTTGAAGGGCTCCTTGAGGTTGTGCGTGTCGGCGAGGGTTTTACATGGCAGGAGGGGAAACCGCGCGAGGAGCATGTCGCCGCGGCGCAAAAGGGGCTGGAGACAGCCGCGAAGGCGCTGGAAGGGGATTTTGGGGTTGTGGTTCTCGACGAGATTATTTACGCCATCCGGGCGGGGCTGGTCAGCATCGACGATGTATTGGAACTGGTTAAAAAAAAGCCGACTGCCATGCATCTTATACTTACGGGGCGCGACGCCCCCGCCGAGCTTGTCTCCTGCGCCGATATGGTATCGGAGATAAGGCCGGTGAAACACCCGTTTGAAAAGGGGATACCGGCACAGAAGGGGCTCGATTTCTGA
- a CDS encoding radical SAM protein: MELKKRFSLNENELEEILARRSNASRPYEALGKEHLFIDDFASILKKDDGDPEFFEKLAQRAREITNMRFGLVKGLYIPLYLSNACHNSCTYCGFSIDNRVKRVTLKIEEVHNELKTIYAKGFRNILLVSGELKDFSNREYLAECVKAARDRGFHSIAVELGALDGESAKMLAKAGAQSFVLYQETYHRETYGKIHTGGLKKDFDLRLQGIGRAIEAGFKQATLGFLAGLHDYRFEALALYSHLSFLKKEYRDIEFSVSFPRLTQAYGVRGSFERVKDKSYATMLMAFRLAFPEVSINLSTRETPAFRDGMSRICATHLSVESKTQPGGYIEGENGELEQFTVHDGRTLDEMTAALKRMGYDVHFKDWEMELNRI, translated from the coding sequence ATGGAACTTAAGAAACGATTCTCTTTGAACGAAAATGAGCTGGAAGAAATTCTCGCGCGCCGATCCAATGCGTCAAGACCGTATGAAGCGCTCGGCAAGGAGCACCTCTTCATCGACGATTTCGCCTCCATCTTAAAGAAGGATGACGGGGATCCCGAATTCTTCGAGAAGCTCGCTCAGCGTGCGAGGGAGATAACAAATATGCGCTTCGGCCTCGTGAAGGGGCTCTACATCCCGCTATACCTCTCGAACGCCTGCCATAACAGCTGTACATACTGCGGTTTCAGCATCGATAACCGCGTGAAGAGAGTTACCCTCAAGATCGAAGAAGTCCACAACGAGCTGAAGACCATCTACGCGAAAGGTTTCAGGAACATACTCCTTGTTTCCGGAGAACTGAAAGATTTCAGCAACAGGGAGTATCTTGCCGAGTGCGTGAAAGCGGCGCGCGACAGAGGGTTCCACTCTATCGCGGTGGAGCTTGGGGCCCTTGACGGAGAGTCCGCAAAGATGCTGGCAAAGGCCGGGGCTCAAAGCTTTGTCCTTTACCAGGAGACATACCACAGGGAAACCTACGGAAAGATCCACACCGGGGGATTGAAAAAGGATTTCGACCTTCGTCTGCAGGGGATAGGGAGGGCGATAGAAGCGGGATTCAAACAGGCAACTCTCGGATTTCTGGCTGGACTCCACGATTACAGGTTCGAAGCGCTCGCGCTATACAGCCATCTCTCATTTTTGAAGAAAGAGTACAGGGATATAGAATTTTCCGTCTCCTTCCCTCGACTGACGCAGGCGTACGGAGTGAGAGGGAGTTTCGAAAGGGTGAAAGATAAAAGTTACGCGACGATGCTGATGGCCTTCCGGCTCGCATTCCCCGAAGTTTCAATAAACCTCTCCACGCGGGAGACCCCCGCTTTCCGCGATGGGATGTCGAGGATCTGCGCCACACACCTTAGCGTGGAATCGAAGACACAACCGGGGGGATATATAGAGGGGGAAAACGGAGAACTGGAACAATTTACCGTTCACGACGGCAGGACGCTGGATGAAATGACCGCGGCTCTGAAAAGGATGGGATACGACGTGCATTTCAAGGATTGGGAGATGGAGCTGAACAGAATATGA
- a CDS encoding AAA family ATPase produces the protein MNVDISAINEKAKEKSAFVDLLFREIGKTIVGRQVMLEKIVIALLCRGHVLLEGVPGLAKTLAVTTLSKAMKLDTVRLQFTPDLLPADLIGTEIYDVKSGKFSVKKGPIFTNIVLADEINRAPAKVQSALLEAMQEKQITIGGETFKLDEPFMVLATQNPIEQEGTYQLPEAQVDRFMMKLKLDYPTMNEELEIVKRMSTGFKANTNTVIGSTEIIEAREVIDEIYVDEKIYKYVVDIVFASRKPKDYGLNIGDLIEYGASPRASIYLTNAAKAHAFLRHRGYVNPDDIKAVGLDILRHRIIPTYEAEAENMTSDDIVKSIFEAVPVP, from the coding sequence TTGAACGTCGATATCAGTGCGATTAATGAAAAAGCAAAAGAGAAATCGGCCTTCGTCGATCTCCTTTTCAGGGAGATAGGCAAAACCATCGTCGGCAGGCAGGTGATGCTCGAGAAGATAGTTATCGCCCTCCTTTGCCGCGGCCATGTTCTTCTTGAAGGGGTGCCTGGGCTGGCGAAGACGCTTGCTGTTACCACTTTGTCAAAGGCGATGAAGCTTGATACTGTCCGCCTGCAGTTCACGCCGGACCTTCTCCCGGCGGATCTTATCGGCACCGAAATTTACGACGTCAAGAGCGGTAAATTTTCCGTCAAGAAGGGGCCGATATTCACCAACATCGTACTGGCGGACGAGATCAACCGCGCCCCCGCCAAGGTGCAGTCGGCGCTCCTCGAGGCTATGCAGGAAAAACAGATAACGATAGGGGGAGAGACCTTCAAGCTCGACGAACCATTCATGGTACTAGCCACGCAGAATCCGATAGAGCAGGAGGGGACATACCAGCTCCCCGAAGCGCAGGTCGACAGGTTCATGATGAAATTGAAACTCGATTATCCGACCATGAACGAGGAGCTGGAGATTGTGAAGAGGATGTCTACCGGTTTCAAGGCGAATACGAATACCGTGATTGGCTCCACCGAGATCATCGAGGCGAGGGAGGTCATCGACGAGATTTACGTTGATGAGAAGATATACAAATATGTCGTCGATATTGTTTTCGCTTCCAGAAAGCCGAAGGATTACGGCCTCAATATCGGGGACCTGATCGAGTACGGCGCTTCGCCGCGCGCTTCCATTTACCTGACAAACGCCGCCAAGGCCCACGCCTTCCTGCGCCATCGCGGCTATGTAAACCCGGATGATATAAAGGCTGTCGGTCTCGACATTCTTCGCCACAGGATAATCCCTACCTACGAGGCGGAGGCGGAAAATATGACGTCCGACGATATCGTTAAATCAATTTTCGAAGCTGTTCCGGTTCCGTAA
- a CDS encoding thiazole synthase translates to MLEIAGKKFNSRLFMGTGKFASNEVMRDAIAASECELATVALRRVELNSGKKGIVDYIPKGVNLLPNTSGARNADEAVRIARICKMAAGTNWVKLEVISDPVYLLPDPVETLKAAEQLVKEGFVVLPYINADPMLARHLEEAGCATVMPLGSPIGTNKGLKTVEMIKIIIDICKIPVVVDAGIGKPSDAAYAMELGADAVLVNTAIAIARNPVEMAKAFKQAVEAGRTAHESGLGDEKDKGEASSPLTGFLES, encoded by the coding sequence ATGCTTGAGATAGCCGGTAAAAAATTCAATTCGCGCCTCTTCATGGGAACAGGCAAATTCGCCTCCAACGAGGTGATGCGCGACGCGATAGCCGCCTCCGAATGCGAGCTTGCCACCGTTGCCTTAAGGAGGGTGGAACTGAACAGCGGAAAGAAAGGGATAGTGGATTACATCCCAAAAGGTGTGAACCTCCTGCCGAACACATCCGGCGCGCGTAACGCCGACGAGGCGGTGCGGATCGCGAGGATATGCAAAATGGCGGCGGGGACAAACTGGGTGAAGCTCGAAGTGATATCCGACCCGGTATACCTCCTCCCCGATCCGGTGGAAACGCTCAAGGCGGCGGAACAGCTCGTAAAGGAAGGCTTCGTGGTACTCCCATATATAAATGCCGACCCGATGCTGGCGCGCCACCTCGAAGAGGCTGGATGCGCGACGGTCATGCCGCTCGGTTCCCCTATCGGAACGAACAAGGGGCTGAAAACGGTAGAGATGATAAAGATAATCATCGACATCTGCAAGATACCGGTAGTGGTCGACGCGGGGATAGGAAAACCTTCCGACGCGGCTTACGCAATGGAGCTGGGGGCTGACGCCGTTCTGGTAAACACGGCTATCGCCATCGCACGAAATCCTGTCGAGATGGCAAAAGCCTTTAAACAGGCTGTAGAGGCTGGGCGAACCGCCCACGAATCTGGACTGGGAGATGAAAAAGATAAGGGGGAGGCCTCAAGCCCGCTGACAGGTTTCCTGGAGAGCTAA
- a CDS encoding DUF58 domain-containing protein, translating into MGETNEDSSRLPREIFRRIRRLEIKTRKLVEAVFSGEYHSVFKGSGMEFAEVRQYNPGDDVRSIDWNVTARSGKPFIKVFNEERELTVILMVDASASGNFGTEGRFKMEAIAELCATLAFSAIRNGDKVGLLVFTGSVELFIPPSKGRKHVLRIIREILFFKPQGSDTNVIGALERLSMTVKRKAIVFLISDFVTEEPLTKPLSVASKRHDVIAVEVFDPAEKTLPDAGLVTLLDAETGEEILVDSSNPDFRIRFDKEVRRREMYLKKTFGQCGVDHIPIPSNKSVADPLVKFFKKREKRLASGR; encoded by the coding sequence ATGGGAGAGACGAATGAAGATTCCTCCCGGTTGCCGAGGGAGATTTTCAGGCGTATAAGACGTCTTGAGATAAAGACCCGCAAACTCGTCGAAGCGGTCTTTTCGGGAGAGTATCACTCCGTCTTTAAAGGTTCGGGAATGGAGTTCGCCGAAGTCCGCCAGTACAATCCGGGGGACGATGTCCGCTCGATCGACTGGAACGTCACCGCGCGAAGCGGAAAGCCGTTCATAAAGGTTTTCAACGAGGAGCGGGAGCTGACGGTAATACTGATGGTCGACGCTTCGGCTTCCGGGAACTTCGGCACCGAGGGGAGATTCAAGATGGAAGCGATAGCGGAGCTTTGCGCCACGCTCGCTTTTTCCGCCATAAGGAACGGCGACAAGGTCGGGCTTCTTGTATTTACAGGTTCGGTCGAGCTATTCATCCCCCCATCCAAGGGGCGAAAGCATGTTCTGAGAATAATCAGGGAGATACTTTTCTTCAAACCGCAGGGGAGCGACACCAATGTCATAGGCGCGCTTGAAAGGCTGAGCATGACGGTAAAAAGAAAGGCGATAGTTTTTTTAATTTCGGATTTCGTAACGGAAGAGCCGTTAACGAAACCGCTAAGCGTGGCGTCGAAAAGACATGACGTGATAGCGGTGGAGGTCTTTGATCCGGCTGAAAAAACGCTTCCGGACGCGGGGCTCGTAACGCTGCTAGACGCGGAAACGGGAGAGGAGATACTGGTGGACAGCTCGAATCCCGACTTCAGGATCCGTTTTGACAAAGAGGTTCGGAGGCGCGAGATGTATTTGAAGAAAACTTTCGGCCAGTGCGGAGTGGATCATATTCCGATACCGTCAAACAAGTCGGTGGCGGATCCGCTGGTGAAATTTTTCAAGAAAAGGGAGAAGCGCCTCGCTTCTGGGAGATAA
- the flgM gene encoding flagellar biosynthesis anti-sigma factor FlgM produces MKILGGDSGSFKKDRISGPGKSEKAGQASSSASKSSESSSATSGEKVLVSELGKEVARISEQVKKAPDIRVEKVQELKSQIDDGTYKVPSDKIAGKIIDDILNQGKR; encoded by the coding sequence ATGAAGATATTGGGCGGTGATTCCGGTTCCTTTAAAAAGGACAGGATAAGCGGGCCAGGCAAATCCGAAAAGGCGGGACAGGCGTCCTCTTCGGCTTCAAAAAGCTCCGAATCGTCCTCAGCCACGTCTGGTGAAAAGGTTCTTGTCTCAGAATTGGGCAAGGAAGTCGCCAGGATCAGCGAGCAGGTAAAGAAAGCTCCTGATATCAGAGTTGAGAAGGTTCAGGAACTGAAGTCGCAGATAGATGATGGCACCTATAAGGTTCCGAGCGACAAGATTGCCGGCAAGATAATTGACGATATTCTGAACCAGGGCAAGAGATAA
- a CDS encoding thiamine phosphate synthase: MIHPNVKEPNSAPKVFSAGSGNPVAESEILKSIEVAYENSPFPELPQTITQCDARDVFKVQMNADDEFVKTFKKCFGAGRNIVIGEVADGFAEDADAGRLAEMLPYIKLLIIGKGETERVAGRSIATIGDAESSANFFIESGAKGVLIKNAGSSPKYCEDLYCGGGKSFIIASNRISDASQTGKSNALSAVIAGGLSSGLGMADSLVMARAVSQSRIRLGGSFSRSSTFPVEPADFPWISDSFQTEPELHHFPGLGNDRPELYPIVDSYEWIKRLLPLGIKTIQLRIKNLKGDELESEIQKSVALAWEKGVRLFINDFWELAIKHRAYGVHLGMEDLTSADMNEIWNAGTRLGLSTHCYFEAAIAHRHRPSYIALGPVYFTKLKSMDFPPQGTEVLKLWRKLFDYPLVAIGGITLDKAGEILPCKPDLISVVRDVTQSEDPEERVEEWKRAINRS; the protein is encoded by the coding sequence ATGATCCATCCCAATGTAAAAGAGCCAAACAGCGCCCCGAAGGTCTTTTCCGCAGGCTCCGGCAATCCGGTGGCGGAATCGGAAATTCTCAAGTCTATTGAAGTCGCATATGAAAATAGCCCCTTCCCGGAATTGCCACAAACTATAACGCAGTGTGATGCCAGAGATGTTTTCAAAGTTCAGATGAATGCGGACGATGAATTTGTAAAGACCTTTAAGAAATGTTTTGGAGCCGGGCGCAATATCGTTATCGGGGAAGTTGCAGATGGTTTCGCGGAAGATGCGGATGCCGGCCGTCTTGCGGAGATGCTTCCGTACATCAAACTTCTGATAATCGGAAAGGGCGAGACGGAGAGAGTAGCCGGAAGGAGTATCGCCACCATAGGGGATGCCGAATCGTCGGCGAATTTCTTTATCGAGTCCGGCGCAAAGGGGGTACTGATAAAAAATGCCGGCTCTTCCCCGAAGTATTGCGAAGATCTTTATTGCGGCGGCGGAAAAAGTTTTATTATCGCCTCAAACCGGATAAGCGACGCTTCACAAACCGGCAAGAGCAACGCGCTTTCCGCTGTGATAGCCGGGGGGCTCTCATCCGGCCTTGGAATGGCTGATTCCCTGGTAATGGCAAGAGCTGTTTCGCAGAGCCGTATCAGACTTGGTGGATCTTTTTCCCGCTCAAGTACGTTCCCGGTGGAGCCTGCCGATTTTCCATGGATATCGGATTCCTTTCAAACCGAACCGGAACTTCACCACTTCCCCGGCCTGGGGAACGATAGGCCCGAACTCTATCCGATAGTCGACAGTTATGAATGGATAAAACGGCTCCTCCCGCTCGGTATCAAGACTATTCAGCTGAGGATAAAAAATCTTAAAGGAGATGAACTTGAAAGCGAAATTCAGAAATCTGTCGCACTTGCATGGGAGAAGGGGGTGCGGCTTTTCATAAATGATTTTTGGGAACTCGCGATTAAACATCGTGCCTACGGAGTTCATCTCGGTATGGAGGATTTAACATCGGCCGACATGAATGAAATATGGAACGCCGGAACAAGGCTCGGTCTCAGCACGCACTGCTATTTTGAAGCGGCGATAGCGCACCGGCACCGCCCTTCATACATCGCGCTTGGCCCTGTCTATTTCACAAAACTGAAATCTATGGATTTCCCGCCGCAGGGGACAGAGGTGCTCAAGCTCTGGCGAAAACTTTTCGACTATCCGCTCGTGGCGATAGGGGGGATCACGCTGGATAAAGCGGGTGAAATACTTCCCTGCAAACCGGATCTTATTTCGGTGGTAAGGGACGTCACTCAATCGGAAGATCCTGAAGAGAGGGTTGAAGAGTGGAAAAGAGCGATTAACAGGAGTTAG